The following nucleotide sequence is from Xiphophorus maculatus strain JP 163 A chromosome 22, X_maculatus-5.0-male, whole genome shotgun sequence.
CACCTTTAGAAACAGAGACTGGATGAACAGAagcattttaatcatttttgaaaagaaGGTAGTAGTATCGTAATCCCACTCTCCATTTGTTGCCGTATAATTGTGCACACAGATATGTTCccaacacagacaaaaacttTACCTGTTAGGTAACAAAATGAATCCACAAAAATACAACTTACCTAGTTATTGTgcaatataaatttatatagGATGTTTAATATGCAATTAAAATGTACTGAATGTAAGATTTGAGACTTGTTCTGTCAATTTATCTAATTAACTCACAAAAATACTCaactactaaaaaaaaattaactgtccAGTCACCGTATAGTTTAAGTGGCTTATgtgcacaaaatgcaaaaagaaaaggtaaaacagcaacacatgGATACAAAATGGGGTCATGTTTCTGAAAAGGTAAACTTGTCCAAGCTCAGGTCTGCCGGATTTTGATTGCTGttatttccatatttaaatgttgcaatgatttgtttaaaacacaagaataatAAGTTGTTAAAAGAGAAATACttcaatataaattaaaattagaagTGGCTTTTGCTTATAATGActaaaattgaattttaatgGCTACATGCAAGGCCAAGTCAACAGCTGTCAAACACCTAGTTTGCGTCTGAGGACAGATAAAACTATAAACTCTCTCATGCACATACTGACACATGCGGCGTAAAACGCTTCAGTACAGTGGCTCCTCCAATGCAGGTCAAAGTCATTGTGTTTGCCACATTAATATGCACATCATTCTCCACAGCTGGTGGAAAAATCACACAcccacactctcacacacaccgtTCGTTTCAGGCTTTAAACACATAAGAGCCCACCATGGAGCCAATGTGTAAGTGCTGGCAAGCTGACAGACCAACACACTTTAGCACAGATTAGAGCAAGAAGCTGAAACGGACATTGACACACACGCACCAACACACAAGCGCACACAGATCACGCAAACTAGCACCCCACAGCCCCCAGCACCACGGGACACTTCTGCCACATCTGTGCCCATCTCACACACGTCGGCTGTGGGCAACGGGGGCGAGACAGAGACCTGAGTGGCTGGCGTGGTCTGGCAGAGCTTGGCAGGGAATGGTGAGGGGGAAACAGAAGCCGGCAGAGGACaggagaaacacagagaaaagaaagaaaagaaaaggacagaaaagaaaggagaggaATTGAAAGGAAttgaaaggaaaggaaaggaaaatgaaGAGGGAGGGAAAGGAAAAGGGCAAAGAAAAGGAGAGGGAAAAGTGTGCAATAGTtcaagtgaaataattattccttttattttaaccattGGAGAGGTTTAAATTATTAAGGAGCGTGAGGAAGTATCTCAAAACCTTAAAACCATtgagctgaaagagaaaaatacagataatCATTCAGATAAATATGTGgaataaacatctaaaacaaTATCTGAGAAATTAggaggtaagaaaaaaaatacagaaaatatgaaaaatatgagGAAAACAGACAGAGAGCGCCGGTAGCGCCCGCAGCGAGGACGGGTGCAGAGCTCAGGCGGGTGGCACGGAGGCCAGGCTGTCCAGTGACCATCAGCCGCGCTgttgtgcttgtgtgtgttgaggcgtgtgtgtgtgcacgccaGGGATAGGAGAAAGGCTTAGGCGACATTTTGgctctgctggagctgctgctgggctGGGCACTGGCCTGGTGGCACGAAgcggtgtgtgtgcgtgtgtctgaGCGTGTTTATTGCATTATGTTGTGGCATGCTTAACAGGATTAGAGGTGACCTAGTGAGGTCCAGTTGGTACCGGGACCGCCACACAGCGGCGCGCAtgcacatttgtgtgtgtgtgtggctcatATAATAGGATTAACCGTTACCTGGTGCGGTACAGTTGGTGTGCTGGTCTGAACTGGACTGGGCTGAGCTGGGCAGGAGCTGGGCAGAGAGGAGTGCTGTGTGcccatgagtgtgtgtgtgtttgtgtgagtgtggTGGCATGTATAATAGGATTAGGTACTACCTGGTGAGGTGCAGTTGGCGCTGGGCATTTGCCAGCTGTTCTTCCAGGCTCAGAGCTTTGGACTGCCATTGGCTCCCAACCCTTTGGGCCGCCTCCAAACGCTGCCGACAGCAAACCAGCTCTGAGCTCAGACTTTCCACTTCCTGTCCCACAGAGAGGGAAGAAGAGGAGTTAGCGGAGGTGGGGAAATCTTTCACAACACCCATCTTCTGCCGTCgcacattaaacaaaataaaccaagatTACAATCTCGTGAAGACTTGGTAagtcaagaaaacaaataatggtGTTACGATGCACATATTTcataacaaacaaataaataaagcaatagaTGATTTTTACCAAAACTATTTAACTTCCAACTCCCAAAATAACGCAGGAAGAAAACTGTGATCAGGATTAGAGATAAactaaaaagtataaattataaatgtataaagtataaataaagAGAGTATAGACTAGGCGGAAAGTACTTGATGTCCATGCATATGGTGGATAAACAAAAAATCACTGTTAGAGAAGATGTCTGTTCACAAACCGCTGTGTCCAAGCCTATAAAAGGAAAGTTGTATGGTAGGAAAACATGGATAGTTATGTCCGGAGGAACACTGGAGAGGCAAACAATCCATGTTGCCTGAGGTCTACAGAGAGACATTTCTGATGATTTAGGAAACGATGTCATCTGCTGTTGTTGGTCCTCTATGTTTGATCGGGTTCACAGTCAAAGCAGCCGTGTAACAGAGTATTACAGAGCATTTCATGATTCCCTCTACTGACAACCTTTATGGGATTCTGATTTAGTTTTCCAGCTGGGCTTAACACCTGCCCACACTGCCAAAGGTACCAACACCTGCTTTAAGCATAACAACGTTACTGTGCTTGATTAACCAACAAGACACACACTTTTGAGAAGCTATAAAGCAATTTCAAGGGGAAGACGTGAAATCAACCGTGAGCACCTTTTACATTGAACAACTGTAATAAATTAACTTCTTGCTGATAGCCTATTATTTTAAGATTAACCTTGAATTTTATGCACAACAATAttcaaagtttcaaaataattacATGCTATCCCCTGGATGAGTTATTATGGTGACTGTGGCTTTGTGGGTTGAGTAGTCGTCTTGCTattggaaggttgtaggtttgattcctCCTGTcgcacatgtcgatgtgcctctgggcaagacACTTAACCCTAAATTGCCTACCGATTAGTGTACAAATGTGTGCATTGTgagtgtgaatgggtgaatgtgactctagtgtaaagtgctttgagtggccAAATGTTTGGAAAAGCGCTAGATAAGTTCAGTCCACTTACCGTTTTATGCTACAACTATTagttaaaatgataaattattttaatttatctgctGTTAAAACAAcagatataaaacaataaattcagaAGCTGGATGAAAACTTACCTGTGCAGCTTTTTCCTTCTGCCTGCTCGTCTTGGCCTTCAGCTCTCTGAGCTCTCGCTCAGCCTCCTCTTTCTTCAGGCTGGCATTGCTAAGCTGATACCGCAGATCCATACATACCTGGAGAAGACAGCAAAACAATCAGGTTTTACAATACCACCACTGATTTATAATTAACTGGTTTCAAACTACCTTGCAATACCTCTGCTTTTAATATGCTTTGACTAGGTCACCAGACCTTGAGATATATATACAGCTTTCCTCACTACAGCTCTCTGACCTATATAGGACTATACTGAAATACTTTTACCTCTCATCTCATCGAGATGCTTCAATAAACACAACTAAAATTTTACCTAAATACATCAAaacttaaaatgatttaattctTCACCATTGTATTCGAGTGCAAAACTGACACTAAAACAGATGTTCTGCTGCCATCTACTGGAAACACAAGAACATTACAAGTAAACGCTGCTGGTTTCATCCGAGTGTTGAGCATTGAGATCTCCTTCCCTTGATGGTTATGCAGTATAACCATCGTTTGATCCGGAAAAATGACCAGCACCAAATGTGGGTTTCAGTCTTTCTGCTGTATTGTGCTAAAGTTAAAGAAGTCTGACGACGTTCTATGTTTCACCTCAACTCAAACTCCGTCTGCACtgctttctgtaaaaatgtgaagAGTGAATGAAGTTTTtctcaaacaaataaatcagtgCACCTTGGCATTGTCTTGTTCCTGATTGGTCAGCTTGCTGAGCGTATCTTCCAGCTGATTGGTCAGTGAACTCCTGTCTCTGTGAGCTCGGTCCAGCTGCCCCTCCAGCTCGGCTACCTGCTGAGACAGGCTGGACGCCTACAACACAGTAACAGTAAtcttaaataatgtttaaatacataatttgaatatgaaatatgaaaggATGTCTTCATCTTAAACATTGCAATGACATACTTCAACAGTATTTATTGAGATTTGTAATGGATGAATGAACACATggtaaaatgcttattttattgCGGGATGAATTCATATTCAGCACTTTGAGTCAATAGTTTGTTGAATCACCTCTTGGAATATATTTGCACTTTTCACATCTTCAAAgtcatgtatcattttcctcttGATAACTACAGTATGTTATGACCCATCACACcgaatcacaataaaatacactgacgTATTTGACTTCAAGATGTACCGTTTGTGCTagctcttctttttgtttgcgTGCCTCAGCCCGGCCCTCCTCTCGGGCCTCCGCCATCTTGGCCCGCACTGCATGCGCCTCTCTGTCCAGCTGTTCCCTCTGTCGCGCCAGCTCCCTGGATAATTGCTCACACTGCATCTCCACCTAGTCGAGTGCAAACAGATGCAGAGAGCTTGTCAGGAGTGGTGGAGATAGAATATATTTGCAGATAACTCAGAGATAGTATATTAAAGAATATCCAGAATGAATCCATGTGAAAAGCTACTCACCCTAGTTTTTTGTAGATTGGCTTCTTCGGCTATCTCCACAGCCTGTTTGACCTGCAGGCAGGCTGACCACTCTCTCTGCTGGGCCTCTTGTTGACTCGCCCGCACCGCACGCAGAGCTGCCAGCAATTCATCCCGTTCCCTGACGCACACAAACGAAACAACATGAGCACCACGAGCTCTTTCTCGTAGTGTCGGCCTGGTTGAGCTAACTTTGCTTTACTTTGTGAGCCTATCAATAGCCTGCACATGCAGATTTGCATGAGTTCCAGCCACCACCGCTTCATGCTGCGCACACTGCAGACACAACCCGGCTACACGGGCAACTCCATCGGCCTTCAACGCTTCTGCAACCTGCTGCTCTTTGTGTCTCAGACGAACCTTCACCTCCTCACACTCCTTCTGACTCACTGAGAGATCCTTTCTGTTAACAGAAGCAAAACGTATAAAAAGGTCAAAGGAAATGATGAGGGCGAATATGCTACATTCTTCTTTATGATGCATCAAGCTGACCTGAGAGAGATGAGTTGAGCCTCCAAGCTTTCAGTCTGGGCCTGGTGGATCACTTTTAACTGCTCCTTCATCAGTGTGTGATGGGACAGAAACTGAGTCAGGAGATGATGCTTGTATAACAATCTTCCagtgaaaacatgcagcaatTTCGAtgcaaaattagcaaaaaatacaaagccccccaccaaaaaaaaattaactaccATATGAGTCAACACCTTCTAAAGCTCTGCTATGAACCACAAAGACTCCACCGTGTGTCACACAGTTGAACTTTACAGCATTCTGACGACAAAGGGATTAAGCCACTGCTGATTGTATTAGACTTAAgtacaaaagtatttgctccctttcagatctcttttttttgccacacttttgcattttagatcaaggatttttttttacattagacTAGTAAGacttgagtaaatacaaaaagcagattttaaataagGATTTGATTGACTTAAGGGGGGGAAAGCTAGCTAAACCAACCAGGCTCTGTGTGGAAAAAGGAATAAACTACACTTGTCAGGTCAACAAAATTTGTTAGAAAGCTGAGTTCAATTACTGACCACACCCAGCTGACAACTACAAGACTTTGCAAAGAGTGAGTCAGACAATAAAACTTGGTTGGTGATCTAAAAGATTTCAGTgtgacataaaagcaaaaatagaagcAGTGGGTAAGGAGGCAAAACCCTTTTTGAAAGTATTTCTATGGTTCATGTGGACTGCTTTATGTTGTTGAAGAGGCTTCCCTTTAAGATGCAAAAAAGGCTAAAGCATCTTTCGATGGACTTGTACAGTTTAAAAGTAACTGGAAAACAGAAGAGAACACAATATGTGTCCTTACCAGGTCATTTTTCCAGGTGTTATGCTCCGTTTTTGAGGTTAtcaagttgttgttttgcacCTAAAGAAGCCAACAGGAAACATAACGAAGCCTCTAACTactattttttcattatttctaaaCAATCAGGatgataattattattatattaccaTAGAATTATGGATTGGATAATCTTTCAGAGACTGATCCGCAATCCTGGATTTGAGCTCAGACTGCAGCTTCTCATTTTCAACCACCACCACTCTGATCCGCTGCTTCAgtccctgcagctcctcctaTGACACAGTAAGTGCACAGTAAACTGGTCAAAACTTagacaaattagattttttttttaaattacatttatattatatataagcATTATAAGATATGTATAACACCTTCAAACAATTGCCATATTTATCATTGGAGTATAacaattttattaaatgcaGCCTTTTGAGCATGTagggaaaaatatatttcacaatatgACATAATTGTTTTGTGTGCCAAGATAAAAGCCGCCTGCATAAGATATTACCGACAGTCTCAGTAACTGTTCCCCTTAGTGAATttgtaaagcaaaaaaatatatatacacaattATTCCTCCACTGAAAAATTGTACCGAAATAAAAAGTTGGATTACAAGTGTGAGATTATTGTATTGTCTTAAAAGGTAAGCTTACATTAAggattttgtacatttttttagcaCAAACCTTGCAGAACTTTACTTCAGCTTCCAGGTGCTGAATGTACTCAGACTGGTCATAATTCATTGGAACCAAGTCCCGAAAGGCTGGTAAACTGGACCTGCCATCCAGGCGCACTTTCTaaagagaagaaagacaaaacagacTCATACAGTGAAGCACCAGCagagtgctttttattttattctaataaacACTTCATATTAGGGACTAAGGTCTGTAACGATTTAATGATACATGTCTACCTTAGATGGAGATTGCTTCCCTGAAGGGGATAAAGAGGTGGGGATTTCTCTGCCTTGCTTCAACAGGAGGCTCTTCAGCTGGTTAACTgcacacacaacaaacaaaacaaagctttcAGTTCAGCTCCAACAACATGACCATGAGCAGGCACAATCTGAAGTGGTGCGCTTCAAGTACAGTGTCGATGGCAGACAGCAAATTGACAGAGTAATAGTGACTCACCTGCTTCACTCTGAGTCTTGTGACTCCATGCTGTCTTGTCCTCCTCAGGGAAGACGTCACCTGCAGCGGGTCGGACATCCTCTTCATCAGGGTCCAGCTGGTCCAGAGCACCGCTCAGCTGTTGGAGGCTCTGGTTTGCTCGTCCTGAAGTCAGTATAaacacaaaggtaaaaaaaatatttatttatagaaaatacaaatagaaaatacaGGAGATTTTGgaagctgaaggaaaaacaaaaatgtcactaTCCTTCTGGATGGTCAAAAGGGACAAAGTACCACAACTCAGAGaataaataagttaataaataataatcaacccattgacgcgcagggtacccctttcgcgtcaatatgtgatGCGAGGGGTTTTACCCTATGCCTTACCATAATTtttgccctaaacctaaccaaatcgTCGGGCTTTGAAGGTTCGGCAGCGGTTTCTAGAACCCTTTGCGTCAATAATCCACGTAAAACATGTGACCTACCCAAACCGTCAACATGTGGCTGAAGGACCCTGCACATTTGGAAATGTCTATTTTaagtacataaaaacaaaagtacaattATCAGAATTTGTCAAtagattattaaataaaaagaatataacttaaatgtggggaaaaataaaatgtcggataatattattgtttaaatattattcttACAGTATAGTATTCAGTATTtcaatttcaattatttatcaTTGAAAGATTATTATACTGCTAATAAACATACACTGAACATATAGAGAATTAAATGTGTTATTCTTTCTTTCCAACTTTAATATTGTATCTAGTTGGAAAAACATAAATCCTTAAATATGAATAAGTATGGATAAATAAGTTTATTTACTCTATGTTTATGTCTGAAGAATGTGATTATAATTCATTCCAAGACTGAAATAAGATCGGAATATCATTATTAATGataattatcattattaatgataataattaatgttattattaagTCATGCCTACAAATTAAAGAAGTCATGggattttttcaaatatatgaGTTCATATACAGTATTTGGAAAATTATTCACCCAGCTCCTCTAAGCTCGTATTGATTCAAGACGTCGCATTTTCTGAAAAGAGCTTTGTTTTTTGCAATGAGAAAAGGCTTTTAATTAATCCCTATTTTCGTGggattaaaaagtattttacatcCTCTAAGCAATTGACGCCAAACATGAACAGATGTCTCACTTTGAACTCATATTTGTGCTTAACAACAGCTAAAGCCTAAAATATTTGCTCAGATATTGTGGCCAAGCAAACCTCCTTGTATTCAACTGCAATGAACTCTGCTTATAAATAAACGCAGAGCAGTAAATTAGCCTTTTAACACATTAGCAACATTTTTGGCTGCTACTTAGGGAGTTAGCAAACGCGGCTCAGCAAAGTGTTAGCTTACGTCTCAGCTCCTTTCGCTTGGCTCCCGGCTGCTCTCCCTCTTCTTCATCCGAGTCAAAAGGTTTCATTGAAATATTACCGTCAATAAACCACATTCAGACAGTCAATAAACCTGCTAGGCTACACACAACAACCCAACAACAGCCATCATTCCCAACACGTCATAACGGTAACCAAGGCTCACGAAGGCGGCGTTTGTTTTTACACactagcttctttttttttttttttttttttttttacaaaaacggTATTCTTCATTTATATGACAGTCGACATCACCGCCCCTCCCGAATCATCACAGTGTGCTGTCGTTCAATAAATGAAGCATCCATCTTCTGGCTCGCTGAGGTTCCCACTTCCGTAAACTCGAAGTAATGATGGGAGTTGTAGTACTGTCAGCTCGCTGAAGTCTACAGATTATGTGccaatatagaatagaatagaagtactttattcatcccagcagggaaattacttaaGAAAGTCTCTAATATTTTTCTAGGTTAAATGTGTGTTAAAAAGAGCGACTTAAACCTTGCAAAATATCAGAATTACAGAAGCCTagggaccagaaccaccaggcaccggaacagcttcttccccacagctgtcacgcttttgaacgcctcctgacataaaacataaactataaggactgtactcccctatcctctcatacaacaataagacatggactatcctcacacacacacagacatcacggactgttttcttcacacacacatacaacctgtaaatttgatctgccattatttatcttgtattatattatatacatatataatctattccctaacattctgtatattctgtatgatctgtataatctgtgcatatagctcccatatttatatttatacacaatatctatatctctttgctataaccccttatagtccatacatacatagtcttgtacatctgtaaataaatatttatatctggtagagcacttctggatagacgcaaactacatctcgttgcttgtacttgtgacagtgcaatgacaataaagttgaattctattctattctattttatttaaataagcttttatttAGATATAAACGTGTTCTGGCTTATGTTTGCTTGCTTTTATTGAAGTTAACAtatgttttcaacttttcttaAATTTTGCACAGTGACACCAC
It contains:
- the sdccag8 gene encoding serologically defined colon cancer antigen 8, which codes for MWFIDGNISMKPFDSDEEEGEQPGAKRKELRRRANQSLQQLSGALDQLDPDEEDVRPAAGDVFPEEDKTAWSHKTQSEAVNQLKSLLLKQGREIPTSLSPSGKQSPSKKVRLDGRSSLPAFRDLVPMNYDQSEYIQHLEAEVKFCKEELQGLKQRIRVVVVENEKLQSELKSRIADQSLKDYPIHNSMVQNNNLITSKTEHNTWKNDLEQLKVIHQAQTESLEAQLISLRKDLSVSQKECEEVKVRLRHKEQQVAEALKADGVARVAGLCLQCAQHEAVVAGTHANLHVQAIDRLTKERDELLAALRAVRASQQEAQQREWSACLQVKQAVEIAEEANLQKTRVEMQCEQLSRELARQREQLDREAHAVRAKMAEAREEGRAEARKQKEELAQTASSLSQQVAELEGQLDRAHRDRSSLTNQLEDTLSKLTNQEQDNAKVCMDLRYQLSNASLKKEEAERELRELKAKTSRQKEKAAQEVESLSSELVCCRQRLEAAQRVGSQWQSKALSLEEQLANAQRQLHLTRQDRESAARDHAEEMASVTLSAREREKELAVMLQKSEAQHLQRVGEMENLMGSQNSLIGKLKEECCKLGAKLEELSHQSRSELEQLALERQHSEETVKSLRARCSEMEEQCVQHGRMHQRMKDRLQQLDRHCQSSAQQVCELLAKQSQLMQERNALSEEMQNLRIELPNLRRNEPVST